The Yersinia entomophaga nucleotide sequence TTTAAGAAACCGGATAACCCATGAGCCTGATGCGGAAGTACCGCTCGATTCACCTTTCCGCTAAATGTTGCTCGAGGATCTTAACCCACACTTTGTTGTGGGTTTTTTTACGCCTTGAAATTGTCCGGTATAAACGATCGTCTACGGGTACACATGCATAATTCCATTGTATTGGATAAGATTTTTATTAGAAGAGGTTTAAAGCATGAATTCTAGGGAGGAAAAGACGGTTAAAGCTGAGGCGTTGGGGAGATCGGCTACGTTGCAGGACGAAAGCAACTTCCGTCCTGCATTGAAACTTAAATATATATTAAGCTTCGATTGGCGCACGCCAGTCGTCAGCACCTGAAGTGCCAGCGGTAGTGTGTTCCCAGTTGATTTTACGATATGACAGAGATACGCGCACTAATTGAGTAAACTCGGTTTTAGTGCTGTCTTGGCAATGTGGCATTTTGCAATCGATATCAATAATAGTGGCATCTTCTAATTCAGTTGTGAAGAAGTGCTCTTGTTTACCTTCCACAGAAGTGCGGTACCATTTTAATTCTACTTTAGGCAACATTTCACCTGAAGCCAGTGCGTTATAAAGCAAAGGAACAGCCTTGTTTAATGCAACTGTAAAACGGAATGGTTTATGAGCACGTTGACCGGACGGCTGTCCAGATTGTGGATCTGTAGGCACGGTAACAACGTGTTCAAATTCCTGTACCAGCATTTCATCTTCATGACCCTGTACAAATATATTACCAACAGATTCAGCAGTGAATGAACCTGCTGTAATGTTGCCTTGTGTCTTACCGGTAATGGAGATATAGCATGGAGTTGGCATTGAGAATATCCTATAAAAGTGAGTTGGTATTGAACCCTAAATGACGCTAATAACCTGTAATTGAATATTCCAGGTGCCGGTTATT carries:
- a CDS encoding Hcp family type VI secretion system effector, with the translated sequence MPTPCYISITGKTQGNITAGSFTAESVGNIFVQGHEDEMLVQEFEHVVTVPTDPQSGQPSGQRAHKPFRFTVALNKAVPLLYNALASGEMLPKVELKWYRTSVEGKQEHFFTTELEDATIIDIDCKMPHCQDSTKTEFTQLVRVSLSYRKINWEHTTAGTSGADDWRAPIEA